DNA sequence from the Caulobacter segnis genome:
GGCCGAGGCCAAGCACCTGTCGCTGCACGACCCGCTGACCGGCCTGGCCAACCGCACCCTGTTCACCGACCGCCTGGTCCACGCCCACGCCCTGCTGCGTCGCAAGCCGGGCCTTCTGGGCGTGCTGTGCATCGACCTCGACCGGTTCAAGGAGGTCAACGACAGCTACGGCCACGACGCCGGCGACCAGCTGATCCGCGAGGTCGCCCGCCGACTGAAGACCATCTGCCGCGACACCGACACCATCTGCCGCCTGGGCGGCGACGAGTTCGCCATCATCCAGCCCGACACCACCCCGGCCGGAGCCGCCGCCCTGGCCCAGCGCGTGGTCGAGGGCCTGTCGGGAGAGGTCGACCTCTCCATCGGCCGCGCCGAGCTGTCGTGCTCGGTGGGCGTGGCGGTGGTCTCTGACGCCGAGCAGGGTCAGGCCGAGCTGCTGCGCCAGGCCGACGTCGCCCTGTACCGCGCCAAGGAAGGCGGCCGTGGTCGCTACTGCTTCTTCGAGCCCGAGATGGACGCGGCCCTGCGCTTGCGGAAGGGCCTGGAGCGCGACCTGCGCGCGGCGCTCGACAACGACGCCCTGAAGGTGGCCTACCAGCCGCTGACCGACGCCAGGGGACAGATCATCGGCGTCGAGGCCCTGGCCCGCTGGACCCATTCCGAGCGGGGTGAGATCGCGCCGGCCATCTTCATCCCGCTGGCCGAGTCCTGCGGCCTGATCGGCGCGGTCGGCTCGGCCGTGTTCCGCCGCGCCTGCTACGACAGCCTGCGCTGGTCGAGGCTGGAGGTGTCGGTCAACATCTCGGCGCTGCAGCTGTCGGATCCGGGCTTTGTCGACGACATGGTCGCCGTGCTGGCCGAGACCGGGGCCCGCGCCGACGTCTTCATGCTGGAGATCACTGAGACGGCGCTGCTCAAGGACAGCGACGGCGTCCACGAGGCGCTGCGCCGCCTCAAGCGCCTGGGCTTCCGCCTGGCCCTGGACGACTTCGGCACCGGTTACGCCAGCCTCGCCTATCTGCGCCGCCACCCGATCGACAAGCTGAAGATCGACCGCTCGTTCGTCTCCAGCCTGCCGGGCAACAGCGAGAGTCTGGCGGTCGCCAGCGCCATTATCAGCCTGGCCAAGTCGCTGGGCCTGAAGGCCACGGCCGAGGGGGTCGAGACCCAGGGTCAATTCGACGCCCTGATCAAGCTGGGCTGCGCCGAGTTCCAGGGCTTCCTGCTGGGCCGCCCGATGCCGGCCGACGCCATCGGCGACGTCATCGCCGGCGCGCGCGAGATGGCGCGCTAGCTTTCGCTAGCCAAACTCAAAACCCCACAGCATCCTCCCTCCCAACGATAAACGGGAGGGGACGATGGAACGGTCAGGCGTCAGCCGCCGGACCCTGGGCGCGCTCGTGCTCGGCGGGGCCTTGGGCGGCGCGGGCATGGGGCTTTCGGGATGCGAGGGTCCGGGCGAGACCGACCTGACGCCCAGGAGCCGCCAGTTTCCCAAGGACTTCATCTGGGGCGTGGCCAGCGCCGCCTTCCAGACCGAGGGTGCGCAGGATGCCGACGGGCGCGGGCCCAGCGTCTGGGACGTGTTCGAGAAGGTCCCAGGTCACGTCAAGGACGGCTCGGACGCGAGCGTCGCGACCGACAGCTACCGCCGCTTCCAGGATGACGTCGACCTGATCGCCGGGGCGGGGCTGGACGCCTACCGCTTCTCGATCAGCTGGTCGCGGATCCTGCCCAACGGCGAGGGCGCGGTGAACCCGGCGGGCCTGGACCACTATTCGCGGCTGGTCGACGCGCTGCTGGCCAAGGGGATCGCGCCGTACGCCACCCTGTTCCACTGGGACCTGCCCCAGGCTCTGCAGGAGAAGGGCGGCTGGGCGAACCGCGACACCGCTCTGCGTCTGGCCGACTACGCTCATGCGGTGGTCGATCGGCTGGGCGACCGGTTGAAGAACTATATCATCCTGAACGAGGCTGCCGTCCACGCCGTCGTCGGCCACGTGCTGGGCGAGCAGGCCCCGGGGCTGAAGAACGTCAACCTGCTGGGCAAGGTCGTCCACCACA
Encoded proteins:
- a CDS encoding putative bifunctional diguanylate cyclase/phosphodiesterase, yielding MDRRNIELKIFGLIAGMAAGMILLAGFALAVAARHADLREREYEQTLVGNGLRQRAKEIQVALNPYIIWDEAVIKLDNRYDPAWASQNIGQSVGGALGNEVVFVLDADNQPIYGHVSGKDVSPTAFARYGGRAVRLIEKVREIEADPKRVAELRAVHRSRVTLIGDDPMLITVSLVRPDLKAKTRGPRAPLLVTGVPVANSVVKAFSDRFLLHDARIQVIKAAQLETSAAQRVIGKTADGRRIVMRWTPRKPGEELLRSASPILGVALLAAVVGSVLLFRTTRRAVKKLLLSEAEAKHLSLHDPLTGLANRTLFTDRLVHAHALLRRKPGLLGVLCIDLDRFKEVNDSYGHDAGDQLIREVARRLKTICRDTDTICRLGGDEFAIIQPDTTPAGAAALAQRVVEGLSGEVDLSIGRAELSCSVGVAVVSDAEQGQAELLRQADVALYRAKEGGRGRYCFFEPEMDAALRLRKGLERDLRAALDNDALKVAYQPLTDARGQIIGVEALARWTHSERGEIAPAIFIPLAESCGLIGAVGSAVFRRACYDSLRWSRLEVSVNISALQLSDPGFVDDMVAVLAETGARADVFMLEITETALLKDSDGVHEALRRLKRLGFRLALDDFGTGYASLAYLRRHPIDKLKIDRSFVSSLPGNSESLAVASAIISLAKSLGLKATAEGVETQGQFDALIKLGCAEFQGFLLGRPMPADAIGDVIAGAREMAR